One Dioscorea cayenensis subsp. rotundata cultivar TDr96_F1 chromosome 17, TDr96_F1_v2_PseudoChromosome.rev07_lg8_w22 25.fasta, whole genome shotgun sequence DNA window includes the following coding sequences:
- the LOC120280008 gene encoding tRNase Z TRZ1-like isoform X2, whose translation MESRKSKEKSEEPSCTPSLAMRKKGLVIEGYPIEGLSIGGQETCVIFPTLKTAFDIGRCPQRAISQDFLFISHSHMDHIGGLPMYVATRGLYSMKPPTIFVPVSVRENVEKLFEVHRAMDQSELKHNLVALDIGEEFQMRKDLKVKAFRTYHVIPSQGYIIYSVKQKLKQEYAGLSGNEIKNLRLSGVEITYTVVSPEIAFTGDTMSDFVVDPENSDALRARVLVMESTFVDDTVTIEHARDYGHTHLFEISHYAERFQNKAILLIHFSARYQADEIKEAIAKLPPSFSGRVFALLEGI comes from the exons ATGGAGAGCAGGAAAAGTAAGGAGAAAAGTGAAGAACCAAGTTGCACTCCTTCATTGGCAATGCGAAAGAAGGGATTGGTGATTGAAGGATATCCAATTGAAGGGTTGTCTATTGGTGGGCAGGAGACTTGTGTGATTTTTCCTACTCTCAAGACAGCATTTGATATTGGTAGATGCCCACAACGAGCtatttctcaagattttctcttCATTTCTCATAGCCATATGGATCACATT GGAGGGCTCCCTATGTATGTTGCTACAAGAGGCCTGTATAGTATGAAACCACCAACTATTTTTGTCCCTGTTTCTGTGAGAGAAAATGTAGAAAAACTTTTTGAAGTGCACAGAGCAATGGATCAATCTGAGTTGAAGCACAATCTTGTTGCCTTGGATATAG GGGAAGAGTTTCAGATGAGGAAAGACCTCAAAGTTAAAGCATTCAGAACTTATCATGTCATTCCTAGCCAG ggttatattatttattctgTGAAGCAGAAACTTAAGCAGGAATATGCAGGTCTGTCTGGAAATGAGATTAAGAACTTAAGGTTATCAGGTGTGGAG ATAACTTATACTGTGGTATCACCTGAAATTGCCTTCACTGGGGATACCATGTCAGACTTTGTAGTTGATCCAGAAAATAGCGATGCATTAAGAGCACGAGTTCTTGTAATGGAG AGTACTTTTGTTGATGATACCGTGACAATAGAGCATGCAAGAGATTATGGCCATACCCATTTGTTTGAG ATTTCACACTATGCTGAAAGATTTCAAAACAAAGCAATCCTCTTAATTCATTTTTCAGCCCGTTACCAAGCAGAT GAAATTAAAGAAGCTATTGCTAAACTTCCGCCTTCTTTTTCTGGGCGAGTTTTTGCTCTACTGGAGGGCATCTGA
- the LOC120280008 gene encoding nuclear ribonuclease Z-like isoform X3 — MESRKSKEKSEEPSCTPSLAMRKKGLVIEGYPIEGLSIGGQETCVIFPTLKTAFDIGRCPQRAISQDFLFISHSHMDHIGGLPMYVATRGLYSMKPPTIFVPVSVRENVEKLFEVHRAMDQSELKHNLVALDIGEEFQMRKDLKVKAFRTYHVIPSQGYIIYSVKQKLKQEYAGLSGNEIKNLRLSGVEITYTVVSPEIAFTGDTMSDFVVDPENSDALRARVLVMEISHYAERFQNKAILLIHFSARYQADEIKEAIAKLPPSFSGRVFALLEGI; from the exons ATGGAGAGCAGGAAAAGTAAGGAGAAAAGTGAAGAACCAAGTTGCACTCCTTCATTGGCAATGCGAAAGAAGGGATTGGTGATTGAAGGATATCCAATTGAAGGGTTGTCTATTGGTGGGCAGGAGACTTGTGTGATTTTTCCTACTCTCAAGACAGCATTTGATATTGGTAGATGCCCACAACGAGCtatttctcaagattttctcttCATTTCTCATAGCCATATGGATCACATT GGAGGGCTCCCTATGTATGTTGCTACAAGAGGCCTGTATAGTATGAAACCACCAACTATTTTTGTCCCTGTTTCTGTGAGAGAAAATGTAGAAAAACTTTTTGAAGTGCACAGAGCAATGGATCAATCTGAGTTGAAGCACAATCTTGTTGCCTTGGATATAG GGGAAGAGTTTCAGATGAGGAAAGACCTCAAAGTTAAAGCATTCAGAACTTATCATGTCATTCCTAGCCAG ggttatattatttattctgTGAAGCAGAAACTTAAGCAGGAATATGCAGGTCTGTCTGGAAATGAGATTAAGAACTTAAGGTTATCAGGTGTGGAG ATAACTTATACTGTGGTATCACCTGAAATTGCCTTCACTGGGGATACCATGTCAGACTTTGTAGTTGATCCAGAAAATAGCGATGCATTAAGAGCACGAGTTCTTGTAATGGAG ATTTCACACTATGCTGAAAGATTTCAAAACAAAGCAATCCTCTTAATTCATTTTTCAGCCCGTTACCAAGCAGAT GAAATTAAAGAAGCTATTGCTAAACTTCCGCCTTCTTTTTCTGGGCGAGTTTTTGCTCTACTGGAGGGCATCTGA
- the LOC120280008 gene encoding tRNase Z TRZ1-like isoform X1 has product MESRKSKEKSEEPSCTPSLAMRKKGLVIEGYPIEGLSIGGQETCVIFPTLKTAFDIGRCPQRAISQDFLFISHSHMDHIGGLPMYVATRGLYSMKPPTIFVPVSVRENVEKLFEVHRAMDQSELKHNLVALDIGEEFQMRKDLKVKAFRTYHVIPSQGYIIYSVKQKLKQEYAGLSGNEIKNLRLSGVEITYTVVSPEIAFTGDTMSDFVVDPENSDALRARVLVMEQSTFVDDTVTIEHARDYGHTHLFEISHYAERFQNKAILLIHFSARYQADEIKEAIAKLPPSFSGRVFALLEGI; this is encoded by the exons ATGGAGAGCAGGAAAAGTAAGGAGAAAAGTGAAGAACCAAGTTGCACTCCTTCATTGGCAATGCGAAAGAAGGGATTGGTGATTGAAGGATATCCAATTGAAGGGTTGTCTATTGGTGGGCAGGAGACTTGTGTGATTTTTCCTACTCTCAAGACAGCATTTGATATTGGTAGATGCCCACAACGAGCtatttctcaagattttctcttCATTTCTCATAGCCATATGGATCACATT GGAGGGCTCCCTATGTATGTTGCTACAAGAGGCCTGTATAGTATGAAACCACCAACTATTTTTGTCCCTGTTTCTGTGAGAGAAAATGTAGAAAAACTTTTTGAAGTGCACAGAGCAATGGATCAATCTGAGTTGAAGCACAATCTTGTTGCCTTGGATATAG GGGAAGAGTTTCAGATGAGGAAAGACCTCAAAGTTAAAGCATTCAGAACTTATCATGTCATTCCTAGCCAG ggttatattatttattctgTGAAGCAGAAACTTAAGCAGGAATATGCAGGTCTGTCTGGAAATGAGATTAAGAACTTAAGGTTATCAGGTGTGGAG ATAACTTATACTGTGGTATCACCTGAAATTGCCTTCACTGGGGATACCATGTCAGACTTTGTAGTTGATCCAGAAAATAGCGATGCATTAAGAGCACGAGTTCTTGTAATGGAG CAGAGTACTTTTGTTGATGATACCGTGACAATAGAGCATGCAAGAGATTATGGCCATACCCATTTGTTTGAG ATTTCACACTATGCTGAAAGATTTCAAAACAAAGCAATCCTCTTAATTCATTTTTCAGCCCGTTACCAAGCAGAT GAAATTAAAGAAGCTATTGCTAAACTTCCGCCTTCTTTTTCTGGGCGAGTTTTTGCTCTACTGGAGGGCATCTGA